A window of the Microbacterium sp. AZCO genome harbors these coding sequences:
- a CDS encoding GntR family transcriptional regulator, with protein MSEAPLREVRRAVYRPVREGNALEDTVARLVQTIRLGVVAPGESLPPERELAALYAVSRDTVREAIRELADTGFLVRRRGRYGGTFVADPLPRPAEPMAVPAEELEDVLGLRRVLEAGAARAAAEQTLAPEVRAELWERHEEACAAGEADYRRLDTLLHLTIAEVAGIPSLVALMAENRAHVNAWLDTFPLLPRNIEHSNEQHERIVSAILAGRPDAAEAAIREHLAGSEALLRGFLA; from the coding sequence ATGAGTGAGGCGCCCCTGCGCGAGGTGCGGCGGGCCGTCTACCGGCCCGTCCGCGAGGGCAACGCGCTCGAAGACACCGTCGCGCGGCTCGTTCAGACGATCCGCCTCGGCGTCGTCGCGCCGGGGGAGTCGCTTCCTCCCGAGCGCGAGCTCGCGGCGCTCTACGCCGTGAGCCGCGACACCGTGCGCGAGGCCATCCGCGAGCTCGCCGACACGGGGTTCCTCGTGCGCCGGCGCGGGCGGTACGGCGGAACCTTCGTCGCGGACCCCCTTCCCCGCCCGGCCGAGCCGATGGCGGTCCCTGCCGAGGAGCTCGAGGACGTGCTCGGCCTCCGCCGGGTGCTCGAGGCCGGCGCCGCACGGGCCGCGGCCGAACAGACCCTCGCCCCCGAGGTGCGGGCCGAGCTGTGGGAGCGACACGAGGAGGCGTGCGCGGCCGGCGAGGCCGACTATCGCCGGCTCGACACGCTGCTGCACCTCACGATCGCCGAGGTCGCCGGCATCCCGTCGCTCGTCGCGCTGATGGCCGAGAATCGCGCGCACGTCAACGCCTGGCTCGACACCTTCCCCCTGCTCCCGCGCAACATCGAGCACTCGAACGAGCAGCACGAGCGCATCGTCTCTGCGATCCTCGCCGGTCGGCCCGATGCGGCGGAGGCCGCGATCCGCGAGCATCTGGCCGGCTCGGAGGCGCTGCTGCGCGGATTCCTGGCCTGA
- a CDS encoding amino acid permease — translation MSQSSGEPRKVAGATYNRAGQEYFQKRTLKRSAGVWGLWGLAVAAVISGDFSGWNFGIDFAGFGGMLIAFAILVVMYYGMIFSIGEMAAAMPHTGGAYSFARSAMGPWGGLVTGAAETIEYVATTAVIVYFSASYADAITSELLGFSMPTWVWWIILYVVFIALNAAGASISFKFAIVVSIISIAIILVFSAMAIFSGAFSWDALWDIAPDEGQSVFLPHGVIPILFALPYAMWFFLGIEELPLAAEESHNPERDIPRAGFIARTTLIITGLLVLFLNTGVLGAEATGTAGEPLLDGFRAIVGDQLAAVLALFALIGLLASLQGIMFAYGRNMYSLSRAGYYPRFLSLTGKRQTPWVALVVGAVIGWIALLLVDALGGTGGVAGAIVLNIAIWGAVIAYTLQMVSYVILRRKYPNANRPYRSPWGIPGAVVAGAVSILIFFGFFINEPARPAILAIGVVYVVILIGFALYFRHRLVLSPEEEYALSGGEHGDPQTEGYDAMENEVFDDKV, via the coding sequence ATGTCACAGTCGAGCGGCGAGCCGCGGAAGGTCGCGGGAGCGACCTATAACCGCGCGGGCCAGGAGTATTTCCAGAAGCGGACCCTCAAGCGGTCGGCCGGTGTGTGGGGCCTGTGGGGTCTCGCGGTCGCCGCCGTCATCTCCGGCGACTTCTCGGGCTGGAACTTCGGCATCGACTTCGCGGGCTTCGGCGGAATGCTCATCGCCTTCGCGATCCTCGTGGTCATGTACTACGGCATGATCTTCTCGATCGGCGAGATGGCGGCCGCGATGCCGCACACGGGCGGCGCGTACTCCTTCGCGCGGTCGGCGATGGGGCCGTGGGGCGGCCTCGTCACGGGCGCCGCCGAGACGATCGAGTACGTCGCGACGACGGCGGTCATCGTCTACTTCTCCGCCTCGTATGCCGACGCCATCACGAGCGAGCTGCTCGGCTTCTCGATGCCCACGTGGGTGTGGTGGATCATCCTCTACGTCGTCTTCATCGCCCTGAACGCCGCCGGCGCGTCGATCTCCTTCAAATTCGCGATCGTCGTGTCGATCATCTCGATCGCGATCATCCTGGTGTTCTCCGCGATGGCGATCTTCTCCGGCGCGTTCTCGTGGGACGCCCTGTGGGACATCGCCCCCGACGAAGGCCAGAGCGTCTTCCTGCCGCACGGCGTGATCCCCATCCTCTTCGCCCTCCCGTACGCCATGTGGTTCTTCCTCGGCATCGAGGAGCTGCCGCTCGCAGCCGAAGAGTCGCACAACCCCGAGCGCGACATCCCGCGCGCCGGCTTCATCGCCCGGACGACGCTCATCATCACGGGGCTCCTCGTGCTGTTCCTCAACACGGGCGTGCTCGGTGCGGAGGCCACCGGCACCGCCGGCGAGCCGCTCCTCGACGGCTTCCGCGCGATCGTCGGCGACCAGCTCGCCGCCGTGCTCGCGCTCTTCGCCCTCATCGGACTCCTCGCCTCGCTGCAGGGGATCATGTTCGCGTACGGCCGCAACATGTACTCGCTCTCCCGCGCGGGCTACTACCCGCGGTTCCTCTCGCTCACCGGCAAGCGCCAGACGCCGTGGGTCGCCCTTGTCGTGGGAGCCGTCATCGGCTGGATCGCCCTCCTCCTCGTCGACGCGCTCGGCGGCACGGGCGGAGTGGCTGGAGCGATCGTGCTCAACATCGCGATCTGGGGCGCCGTGATCGCCTACACGCTGCAGATGGTGTCGTACGTCATCCTGCGCCGGAAGTACCCGAACGCGAACCGCCCGTACCGCAGCCCGTGGGGCATCCCGGGCGCCGTCGTCGCCGGCGCCGTGTCGATCCTGATCTTCTTCGGCTTCTTCATCAACGAGCCCGCCCGACCCGCCATTCTCGCGATCGGCGTCGTCTACGTCGTCATCCTCATCGGCTTCGCGCTGTACTTCCGGCACCGCCTCGTGCTGTCGCCGGAGGAGGAGTACGCACTGTCGGGCGGTGAGCACGGCGATCCGCAGACCGAAGGCTACGACGCGATGGAGAACGAGGTCTTCGACGACAAGGTGTGA
- a CDS encoding aldehyde dehydrogenase family protein — MTSTFTLTDPATGQGFRDVPRASVEAVDAAIAAAVIAQRSWAALAPLARADALRSFARVVEAHVEELAQLEVRNSGHPISSARWEASHVAQVLNFYAGAPERLSGQQIPVAGGLDVTFHEPYGVVGIIVPWNFPMTIASWGFAPALAAGNAVVLKPAELTPLTAVRLGELALEAGLPDGLFQVVTGAGSVVGQRFVEHPDVRKVVFTGSTDVGVEVAAGCARGLKPVTLELGGKSANIVFADADLEKAAASAPGAVFDNAGQDCCARSRILVQRSVYDRFLELLEPAVAAWRVGDPSLETTEMGPLISASHRSTVAEFLDGADIAFRGSVPAGDGFWFAPTVVLASPEDRIAREEVFGPVVAVLPFDDEADAIRLANDTIYGLAGSLWTENLGRAVRVARGVKSGVLSVNSHSSVRYWTPFGGMKASGLGRELGPDAAEHFTETKNVFFATDAS; from the coding sequence ATGACCTCGACCTTCACGCTCACCGATCCGGCGACGGGGCAGGGGTTCCGCGACGTCCCCCGCGCGAGTGTCGAAGCGGTGGATGCCGCGATCGCGGCGGCGGTCATCGCGCAACGCTCCTGGGCCGCACTCGCACCCCTGGCCCGCGCTGACGCGCTGCGGTCGTTCGCGCGGGTCGTCGAGGCCCATGTCGAGGAGCTCGCGCAGCTCGAGGTGCGCAATTCGGGGCATCCGATCTCCTCCGCACGATGGGAGGCGTCGCATGTGGCGCAGGTGCTCAACTTCTACGCGGGTGCACCGGAGCGGCTGAGCGGACAGCAGATCCCCGTCGCGGGCGGCCTCGACGTCACGTTCCACGAGCCCTACGGGGTCGTCGGGATCATCGTGCCGTGGAACTTCCCGATGACGATCGCGTCGTGGGGGTTCGCCCCGGCGCTCGCCGCGGGCAACGCCGTGGTGCTCAAACCGGCTGAACTGACGCCGCTCACGGCGGTGCGCCTCGGCGAGCTCGCCCTCGAGGCAGGACTGCCCGACGGGCTGTTCCAGGTCGTGACGGGGGCGGGCTCGGTGGTCGGGCAGCGCTTCGTGGAGCACCCGGATGTGCGGAAGGTCGTGTTCACGGGCTCGACCGACGTCGGGGTGGAGGTCGCGGCCGGGTGCGCACGCGGGCTCAAGCCGGTGACACTCGAACTCGGCGGCAAGAGCGCCAACATCGTGTTCGCCGACGCCGACCTCGAGAAGGCCGCGGCGTCGGCGCCCGGCGCCGTCTTCGACAACGCCGGCCAGGACTGCTGCGCGCGCAGCCGCATCCTCGTGCAGCGATCGGTGTACGACCGGTTCCTCGAGCTGCTCGAACCCGCCGTCGCCGCGTGGCGCGTGGGGGATCCGTCGCTCGAGACGACCGAGATGGGTCCTCTCATCTCGGCGTCGCATCGCTCGACCGTGGCGGAGTTCCTCGACGGCGCCGACATCGCCTTCCGCGGCTCGGTGCCGGCCGGCGACGGCTTCTGGTTCGCGCCGACCGTCGTGCTGGCTTCGCCGGAGGACCGGATCGCCCGCGAGGAGGTCTTCGGACCCGTCGTCGCCGTGCTGCCGTTCGACGACGAGGCCGACGCGATCCGGCTCGCGAACGACACGATCTACGGGCTCGCCGGATCGCTCTGGACCGAGAACCTCGGCCGCGCGGTGCGCGTCGCACGCGGCGTCAAGAGCGGCGTGCTCTCGGTCAACTCGCACTCGTCCGTGCGCTACTGGACGCCGTTCGGCGGCATGAAGGCCTCGGGTCTCGGCCGCGAGCTCGGCCCCGACGCCGCCGAGCACTTCACCGAGACCAAGAACGTCTTCTTCGCGACGGATGCCTCGTGA
- a CDS encoding glutamine synthetase family protein: MPGNLSVSELEAAIAAGEIDTVVVAFADAQGRLVGKRVSARLFQEEVLTHGAEACNYLLSVDVDMNTVDGYAMASWESGYGDMMLRPDASTLRRIPWLPGSALVMADLTWEHGDPVVQSPRDILNHQRARLADRGLVAYSGTELEFIVFDDTYRDAWAKGYRDLTPSTDYNVDYDLLASGRLEPLLRDIRVSMDGAGLYTEGVKGECNLGQQEIAFRYAEVLETADQHSIYKNGAKAIADRHGKAITFMAKFNEREGNSCHIHLSVRDADGEAVMAGEGEHGFSPLMEHWIAGILRTLREFTLLYAPTINSYKRYAKGSFAPTGVAWGIDNRTCALRVVGHGSSLRVENRVPGGDVNPYLGIAAIIAGGLYGVEHQLPLPEALRGNAYASDVDHLPTTLREAAQLFADSAIARAAFGDDVVEHYLNQARVEVEAYDAAVTDWERVRGFERL; the protein is encoded by the coding sequence ATGCCGGGAAACCTCAGCGTGTCCGAACTCGAGGCAGCCATCGCAGCGGGCGAGATCGACACCGTCGTCGTCGCCTTCGCCGACGCGCAGGGCCGGCTCGTCGGCAAGCGGGTGTCGGCGCGGCTCTTCCAGGAGGAGGTGCTGACCCACGGGGCCGAGGCGTGCAACTACCTGCTGTCGGTCGACGTCGACATGAACACGGTCGACGGCTACGCGATGGCGAGCTGGGAGTCGGGCTACGGCGACATGATGCTGCGACCCGACGCATCCACTCTCCGCCGCATCCCGTGGCTCCCCGGCTCGGCGCTCGTCATGGCCGACCTCACGTGGGAGCACGGCGACCCCGTCGTGCAGTCGCCCCGCGACATCCTGAATCATCAGCGCGCGCGTCTCGCCGACCGCGGCCTCGTGGCCTACTCCGGCACGGAGCTCGAGTTCATCGTCTTCGACGACACGTATCGGGATGCCTGGGCGAAGGGCTACCGCGATCTCACTCCCTCGACGGACTACAACGTCGACTACGATCTGCTCGCCTCGGGGCGGCTGGAGCCGCTGCTGCGCGACATCCGCGTCTCGATGGACGGCGCCGGCCTCTACACCGAGGGGGTCAAGGGGGAGTGCAATCTCGGACAGCAGGAGATCGCGTTCCGCTACGCCGAGGTGCTCGAGACCGCCGATCAGCACTCCATCTACAAGAACGGTGCCAAGGCGATCGCCGACCGCCACGGCAAGGCCATCACGTTCATGGCCAAGTTCAACGAGCGCGAGGGCAACAGCTGCCACATCCACCTGTCAGTCCGGGATGCCGACGGCGAGGCCGTCATGGCGGGTGAGGGGGAGCACGGCTTCAGCCCGCTCATGGAGCACTGGATCGCGGGGATCCTCAGGACCCTCCGGGAGTTCACGCTGCTCTACGCCCCCACGATCAACTCGTACAAGCGCTACGCGAAGGGATCCTTCGCTCCGACGGGCGTCGCCTGGGGCATCGACAACCGCACGTGCGCGCTGCGCGTCGTCGGCCATGGCTCGTCGCTGCGCGTCGAGAACCGCGTGCCCGGCGGCGACGTGAACCCGTACCTCGGCATCGCCGCGATCATCGCCGGCGGCCTGTACGGCGTCGAGCACCAACTGCCGCTGCCCGAGGCCCTGCGCGGCAACGCGTACGCGTCCGACGTCGACCACCTCCCGACGACGCTGCGCGAGGCCGCCCAGCTGTTCGCCGACTCGGCCATCGCCCGCGCCGCCTTCGGCGACGACGTGGTCGAGCATTATCTGAACCAGGCGCGCGTCGAGGTCGAGGCCTACGACGCCGCCGTCACCGACTGGGAGCGCGTGCGTGGCTTCGAACGACTCTGA
- a CDS encoding LLM class F420-dependent oxidoreductase: protein MDFGLHIADFTFTSGPGQLGPALAAHVRSAEAAGIARITVMDHFWQLPGIGPVEHEMLEAYATLGFLAAHTEKALLHTLVTGVIYRHPALLAKQVTTLDVLSGGRAGLGIGAAWNEQESRGLGFAFPPVAERFRQLEETLQICLQMWSDSEEPYEGAIWQFERTLNSPQSLTRPHPYLMIGGGGEKKTLRLVAQYADACNLGVRDELPTHKLEVLRRHCDAVGRDYDTIEKTAMIGVDPSSTPASVASLTRQLEEIGFTATYVFSVGIPDPERVVELIAGAIGELD from the coding sequence ATGGACTTCGGGCTTCACATCGCGGACTTCACCTTCACGAGCGGCCCCGGGCAGCTCGGACCGGCACTGGCCGCGCATGTGCGCAGCGCGGAAGCGGCGGGCATCGCCCGCATCACCGTCATGGACCACTTCTGGCAGCTGCCGGGCATCGGCCCCGTCGAGCACGAGATGCTCGAGGCGTATGCGACTCTCGGCTTCCTCGCCGCGCACACCGAAAAGGCGCTGCTGCATACGCTCGTGACCGGCGTGATCTACCGGCATCCCGCGCTGCTCGCGAAGCAGGTGACGACCCTCGATGTGCTCTCCGGAGGCCGCGCGGGCCTCGGCATCGGCGCCGCCTGGAACGAGCAGGAGTCGCGCGGACTCGGCTTCGCCTTCCCGCCGGTCGCGGAGCGGTTCCGGCAGCTGGAAGAGACGCTCCAGATCTGCCTGCAGATGTGGTCGGACTCGGAGGAGCCGTACGAGGGTGCCATCTGGCAGTTCGAGCGGACTCTGAACTCGCCGCAGAGCCTCACGCGACCGCATCCGTATCTCATGATCGGCGGCGGGGGTGAGAAGAAGACGCTGCGCCTCGTCGCCCAGTACGCCGACGCCTGCAATCTCGGCGTGCGCGACGAGCTCCCGACGCACAAGCTCGAGGTGCTCCGCCGACACTGCGACGCGGTCGGGCGCGACTACGACACGATCGAGAAGACCGCGATGATCGGCGTCGACCCGTCATCGACCCCCGCGAGCGTCGCGTCGCTCACGCGACAGCTCGAGGAGATCGGCTTCACGGCGACGTACGTCTTCTCGGTCGGCATCCCCGATCCGGAGCGCGTCGTCGAGCTGATCGCCGGGGCCATCGGCGAACTGGATTGA
- a CDS encoding 3-oxoacyl-ACP reductase yields the protein MTVDLTQRLKDRVAIITGGASGIGLATARRFAAEGAAVVIADLDPGAGEKAAAEVNGVFRHVDVADEASVNALFDGVFDQFGRLDIAFNNAGISPADDDSIETTELPAWDRVQDVNLKSVYLCSRAALRHMVPQGHGSIINTASFVALLGSATSQISYTASKGGVLALTRELGVQFARQGIRVNALCPGPVNTPLLQELFAKDPEAAQRRLVHVPMGRFAEPEELAASVAFLASDDASFITATAFVVDGGITNAYVTPL from the coding sequence ATGACCGTCGACCTCACGCAGCGCCTCAAAGACCGGGTCGCGATCATCACCGGCGGAGCGTCGGGCATCGGGCTCGCCACCGCGCGGCGCTTCGCGGCGGAGGGTGCGGCGGTCGTCATCGCCGACCTCGACCCCGGCGCGGGTGAGAAGGCGGCGGCCGAGGTGAACGGCGTCTTCCGTCACGTCGACGTCGCGGACGAGGCATCCGTCAACGCGCTCTTCGACGGGGTGTTCGACCAGTTCGGACGCCTCGACATCGCGTTCAACAACGCCGGGATCTCGCCCGCGGACGACGACTCGATCGAGACGACGGAGCTGCCCGCGTGGGATCGCGTGCAGGACGTCAACCTCAAGAGCGTGTACCTCTGCTCGCGCGCCGCCCTGCGGCACATGGTCCCGCAGGGGCACGGGTCGATCATCAACACTGCGTCGTTCGTCGCGCTGCTCGGATCGGCGACGTCGCAGATCTCGTACACGGCGTCGAAGGGCGGCGTACTCGCCCTGACGCGGGAGCTCGGGGTGCAGTTCGCGCGGCAGGGCATCCGGGTGAACGCCCTGTGCCCGGGGCCCGTCAACACGCCCCTCCTGCAGGAGCTCTTCGCGAAGGACCCCGAGGCCGCGCAGCGGCGGCTCGTGCACGTGCCGATGGGCCGCTTCGCCGAGCCCGAGGAGCTGGCGGCGTCGGTCGCGTTCCTCGCGTCGGACGACGCGTCGTTCATCACCGCGACCGCGTTCGTCGTGGACGGCGGCATCACCAACGCGTACGTGACGCCGCTCTGA
- a CDS encoding L-lactate dehydrogenase: MSVIENSKLTVVGAGGVGSSVAYAALIRGSARHVALYDIATEKVEAEVLDLAHGTQFTGTSDIIGGSDVAVAEGSHVVVITAGAKQKPGQTRIELAGTNANILKAMLPQLLEVAPNAIYVIVTNPCDVLTVLAQEATGLPPERIFASGTVLDTSRLRWLLGRRAGVSTSSVHAYIVGEHGDTEFPLWSKTTIGTVPILDWQPADGQPKMTVDELDQIAVDVRDAAYKVIQGKGATNYAIGLSSARIVEAILHDEHAVMPVSTVLQDFHGVSGVALSVPSIVSASGAVAIAETQFSASELGLFRRSADALREVADSLRG; encoded by the coding sequence ATGAGCGTGATCGAGAACTCGAAACTCACCGTCGTCGGCGCCGGGGGCGTCGGATCGAGCGTGGCCTACGCGGCCCTCATCCGGGGATCGGCCCGGCATGTCGCGCTGTACGACATCGCGACCGAGAAGGTCGAGGCGGAGGTGCTCGACCTCGCCCACGGCACGCAGTTCACCGGAACGAGCGACATCATCGGCGGCAGCGACGTCGCGGTCGCCGAAGGGTCCCACGTCGTCGTCATCACGGCCGGCGCGAAGCAGAAGCCGGGCCAGACGCGCATCGAGCTCGCCGGCACGAACGCGAACATCCTGAAGGCGATGCTCCCGCAGCTGCTCGAGGTCGCCCCGAACGCGATCTATGTCATCGTGACCAACCCGTGCGACGTGCTGACGGTGCTCGCGCAGGAGGCGACGGGCCTGCCGCCCGAGCGCATCTTCGCCTCGGGCACCGTGCTCGACACGTCCCGCCTGCGCTGGCTGCTGGGGCGGCGCGCGGGCGTGTCGACGTCGAGCGTCCACGCCTACATCGTCGGTGAGCACGGCGACACGGAGTTCCCGCTGTGGTCGAAGACGACGATCGGCACGGTGCCGATCCTCGACTGGCAGCCCGCCGACGGACAGCCCAAGATGACGGTCGACGAACTCGATCAGATCGCCGTGGACGTTCGGGATGCCGCCTACAAGGTGATCCAGGGCAAGGGCGCGACGAACTACGCCATCGGCCTGTCGTCCGCCCGGATCGTCGAGGCCATCCTTCACGATGAGCACGCGGTAATGCCCGTCTCGACCGTGCTGCAGGACTTCCACGGCGTGAGCGGCGTCGCGCTCTCGGTGCCCTCGATCGTGTCGGCCTCGGGCGCCGTCGCGATCGCCGAGACGCAGTTCTCGGCGAGCGAGCTCGGGCTGTTCCGCCGCTCGGCGGACGCGCTGCGCGAGGTCGCCGACTCGCTGCGGGGCTGA
- a CDS encoding dehydrogenase has product MAKKRGKEPLEFRNTALSDALQTQDMAAVAFALRHGPTVVPLMAPGDRDNPLDVGEVWTYRDPNTGDLALLLFSDAKHKPAALPPAVALQSPGALRAFLSAHGTAITTVFFDIAGPHPMQATPDEVIRALDA; this is encoded by the coding sequence ATGGCCAAGAAGCGCGGCAAGGAGCCGCTCGAGTTCCGCAACACGGCGCTGAGCGACGCCCTGCAGACGCAGGACATGGCCGCCGTCGCGTTCGCCCTGCGCCACGGACCCACCGTCGTGCCGCTCATGGCCCCGGGCGATCGGGACAACCCGCTCGACGTCGGCGAGGTGTGGACCTACCGCGACCCCAACACGGGTGATCTCGCGCTGCTGCTGTTCAGCGACGCGAAGCACAAGCCCGCCGCGCTGCCACCCGCGGTCGCGCTGCAGTCGCCCGGCGCCCTCCGCGCCTTCCTCAGCGCGCACGGCACGGCGATCACGACCGTGTTCTTCGACATCGCCGGGCCGCACCCCATGCAGGCGACGCCCGACGAGGTCATCAGGGCGCTCGACGCCTGA
- the radA gene encoding DNA repair protein RadA — MATRRPVTAPYRCTECGWTTVKWVGRCGECQQWGTVVEAAEQTGILRSISPIAPSADRAAKPITHLTTSEAPRRTTGVGEFDRVLGGGLVPGAAILLSGEPGVGKSTLLLEVAAQSARAGRRVLYASAEESTAQVRLRAERTGALHDELYLASEVDLATILGHVDEVRPDLLIVDSVQTVSSAMSEGMAGHPSQVREVASTLIRIAKERDLPVVIVGHVTKDGSIAGPRILEHLVDVVCHFEGDRQTSLRFVRALKNRFGPTDEVGCFDMTGDGIAEVADPSALFLGHGAPVAGTCVTIALEGRRALPVEVQALTIKNGGPNPRRIVSGVDAARVAMVLAVLERRAGIPVSDQDVYVSTVGGVRLVEPAADLAIAVAVAGAVRDRALPKGTTAIGELSLAGEIRPVAQGAQRRSEAARLGYKTVVDASSQSLASALRDLTTRGRPSAAEGVPDF, encoded by the coding sequence ATGGCGACCCGACGACCTGTGACCGCACCGTACCGGTGCACCGAGTGCGGGTGGACGACGGTCAAATGGGTCGGCCGCTGCGGCGAGTGCCAGCAGTGGGGCACGGTCGTCGAGGCGGCCGAGCAGACGGGCATCCTCCGGTCGATCTCGCCCATCGCACCCTCGGCCGACCGGGCGGCCAAGCCCATCACTCACCTGACGACGAGCGAGGCGCCGCGGCGCACGACGGGCGTCGGCGAATTCGACCGCGTCCTGGGCGGCGGCCTCGTGCCGGGCGCCGCGATCCTGCTGTCGGGCGAGCCGGGCGTCGGCAAGTCCACGCTGCTCCTCGAGGTCGCGGCGCAGTCCGCCCGGGCGGGCCGCCGCGTGCTGTACGCCTCCGCCGAAGAGTCCACCGCCCAGGTGCGCCTCCGCGCCGAGCGCACGGGCGCTCTTCACGACGAGCTGTATCTCGCGAGCGAGGTCGACCTCGCGACGATCCTCGGCCATGTCGACGAGGTGCGGCCCGACCTCCTGATCGTCGACTCCGTGCAGACGGTCTCGTCGGCGATGTCCGAGGGCATGGCGGGGCATCCGTCGCAGGTGCGGGAGGTGGCATCGACCCTCATCCGCATCGCGAAGGAGCGCGACCTGCCCGTCGTGATCGTCGGTCACGTCACGAAGGACGGGTCGATCGCAGGGCCTCGCATCCTCGAGCACCTCGTCGACGTCGTCTGCCATTTCGAGGGCGATCGGCAGACCTCGCTGCGGTTCGTACGAGCGCTCAAGAACCGCTTCGGGCCGACCGACGAGGTGGGATGCTTCGACATGACCGGCGACGGCATCGCTGAGGTCGCCGACCCGAGCGCACTGTTCCTCGGGCACGGAGCGCCGGTCGCCGGCACCTGCGTCACGATCGCACTCGAGGGCCGTCGCGCCCTGCCCGTCGAGGTGCAGGCGCTCACGATCAAGAACGGCGGGCCCAACCCGCGCCGCATCGTCAGCGGAGTCGACGCGGCGCGCGTCGCCATGGTGCTCGCGGTGCTCGAGCGCCGGGCCGGCATTCCGGTGTCCGACCAGGACGTCTACGTCTCCACGGTCGGCGGTGTGCGCCTCGTCGAGCCGGCGGCCGATCTTGCGATCGCCGTCGCCGTCGCGGGTGCCGTGCGCGACCGGGCGCTCCCCAAGGGTACGACGGCCATCGGCGAGCTGAGCCTCGCAGGTGAGATCCGCCCGGTGGCTCAAGGCGCGCAGCGGCGGTCCGAGGCCGCTCGACTCGGCTATAAGACGGTGGTGGATGCCTCGTCCCAGTCGCTCGCGAGCGCGCTGCGCGATCTCACCACGAGAGGGCGGCCGAGCGCGGCGGAGGGAGTGCCCGACTTCTGA
- a CDS encoding gamma-glutamyl-gamma-aminobutyrate hydrolase family protein: protein MASNDSDVGGRAPVIGLTTYLEQAKQGVWDVRAAFLPQQYFDSVTAAGGIAVLLPPQPVGDAAAAAVLDGLDGLILTGGMDVQPELYGAERHPLTDPARPDRDEWELALFRAAEARRMPVLAICRGLQLVNVARGGTLHQHLPEALGTERYRIGGGVFATNTVEVVAESRLAGLLGEGALDVHSYHHQGIDRLGDGLVATAATDDGLVQAFESEGDQYLVGVQWHPEENREDRRLFAGLVAEASVYAAAKRHSAVSA, encoded by the coding sequence GTGGCTTCGAACGACTCTGACGTCGGGGGGCGTGCGCCCGTCATCGGCCTGACGACCTACCTCGAGCAGGCGAAGCAGGGGGTGTGGGATGTGCGCGCCGCGTTCCTGCCCCAGCAGTACTTCGACTCGGTGACGGCAGCGGGCGGGATCGCGGTGCTGCTTCCGCCGCAGCCGGTGGGGGATGCCGCGGCCGCGGCCGTGCTCGACGGCCTCGACGGCCTGATCCTCACCGGCGGGATGGACGTGCAGCCCGAGCTGTACGGGGCGGAGCGGCATCCACTCACCGACCCTGCCCGTCCCGACCGCGACGAATGGGAGCTCGCCCTCTTCCGCGCGGCGGAGGCGCGGCGGATGCCGGTCCTCGCAATCTGCCGCGGGCTGCAGCTCGTCAACGTCGCCCGGGGCGGGACGCTGCACCAGCACCTGCCCGAGGCTCTCGGCACCGAGCGGTACCGGATCGGCGGGGGCGTGTTCGCGACGAACACCGTCGAGGTCGTCGCCGAGTCGCGCCTTGCGGGTCTGCTCGGCGAGGGTGCCCTCGACGTGCACAGCTACCACCACCAGGGCATCGACCGGCTCGGTGACGGACTGGTCGCGACGGCCGCGACGGATGACGGTCTCGTGCAGGCCTTCGAGTCCGAGGGCGACCAGTACCTCGTCGGCGTGCAGTGGCATCCCGAGGAGAACCGCGAGGATCGCCGTCTGTTCGCGGGGCTCGTGGCCGAGGCATCCGTCTATGCCGCCGCCAAGCGCCACTCGGCGGTGTCTGCGTGA